One genomic segment of Centropristis striata isolate RG_2023a ecotype Rhode Island chromosome 13, C.striata_1.0, whole genome shotgun sequence includes these proteins:
- the xab2 gene encoding pre-mRNA-splicing factor SYF1: MPSRNGKSDVLFDDDDLPYEEEIIRNPYSVKCWMRYIEFKQNGTRSTLNMIYERALKELPGSYKLWYNYLRERRKQVKGKCATEPGYEEVNNCHERALVFMHKMPRIWLDYCQFLVSQCKITRSRQTFDRALRALPVTQHPRIWPLYLRFVRNLPLPETAIRVYRRYLKLSPENAEEYIDYLRSVGRLDEAAVRLAAVVNDESFVSKEGKSNYQLWHELCDLISQNPDKVTSLNVGAIIRGGLTRFTDQLGKLWCSLADYYIRSGHFEKARDVYEEAILTVVTVRDFTQVFDSYAQFEESMIAAKMETTAEMGKDEDDDIDMELRLARFEQLIARRPLLLNSVLLRQNPHNVHEWHKRVKLYEGNPRQIINTYTEAVQTVDPMKATGKPHSLWVSFAKFYEENEQLDDARTIFEKATKVNYKQVDDLAAVWCEYGEMELRHENYEQALRILRKATAIPSKKAEYFDASEPVQNRVYKSLKVWSMLADLEESLGTFQSTKAVYDRIIDLRIATPQIIINYAMFLEEHNYFEESFKAYERGIALFRWPNVYDIWNTYLTKFIDRYGGKKLERARDLFEQALDGCPAKFAKTIYLLYAKLEEGYGLARHAMAVYERATQAVESDERHHMFNIYIKRAAEIYGVTYTRAIYQKAIEVLPDEHARDMCLRFADMESKLGEIDRGRAIYSYCSQICDPRVTATFWQTWKEFEIRHGNEDTIREMLRIKRSVQATYNTQVNFMSSQMMKATTSSTGTVSDLAPGQMGIDDMKMLEQKAQQLAAEAEQDKLKPKEKILFVRSDTSRSELAELAKQANPDEIDIDDDDEDEDDNDQGPEEVQLEQKSVPTAVFGGLKED; the protein is encoded by the exons ATGCCTTCGAGAAATGGAAAATCCGATGTTTTGTTT GACGATGATGATCTGCCTTATGAAGAGGAGATTATCAGAAACCCGTACTCAGTCAAGTGCTGGATGCGTTACATCGAATTCAAACAGAACGGAACCAGATCTACCCTCAACATGATATACGAGCGGGCTCTGAAAGAGCTGCCTGGCag ctaTAAGCTCTGGTACAATTATTTGAGAGAGAGACGGAAACAAGTTAAAGGGAAATGTGCCACTGAACCAGGCTATGAAGAGGTCAATAATTGCCACGAAAGGGCGTTGGTTTTTATGCATAAG ATGCCGAGAATATGGCTCGACTATTGCCAGTTCCTTGTGTCTCAATGCAAGATCACAAGAAGTCGGCAAACATTTGACCGTGCGCTCAGAGCTCTTCCTGTTACTCAGCACCCGCGCATCTGGCCTCTGTATCTCCGCTTTGTCCGCAACCTGCCCCTGCCCGAGACTGCCATCCGGGTGTACCGCAGGTACCTTAAG CTTTCTCCAGAGAATGCAGAGGAATACATTGACTACTTACGGTCTGTTGGCCGCTTGGATGAAGCAGCTGTGCGACTTGCAGCTGTTGTCAATGACGAAAGCTTTGTGTCCAAAGAGGGGAAGTCTAACTATCAG CTGTGGCATGAGCTATGCGACCTGATCTCTCAGAATCCTGATAAAGTGACCTCTCTGAATGTAGGAGCCATCATCCGAGGAGGCCTCACTCGTTTCACAGACCAACTTGGAAAACTGTGGTGCTCTTTAGCTGACTATTACATCAGAAGTGGTCActttgaaaag GCCCGTGATGTGTATGAGGAGGCCATCCTTACGGTGGTAACTGTAAGGGATTTCACACAGGTGTTTGATAGTTATGCCCAGTTTGAAGAGAGCATGATTGCGGCAAAGATGGAGACCACTGCTGAGATGGGGAAGGATGAAGATG ATGACATAGACATGGAGCTTAGACTGGCCCGCTTTGAACAGCTGATAGCCCGGCGACCCCTCCTGTTGAACAGTGTACTATTGCGGCAGAACCCTCATAATGTCCATGAGTGGCACAAGCGAGTGAAACTGTATGAGGGCAATCCACGGCAG ATCATCAACACATACACTGAAGCAGTGCAGACTGTGGATCCAATGAAGGCCACAGGGAAGCCTCACTCTCTCTGGGTTTCCTTTGCGAAGTTCTATGAGGAAAATGAGCAGCTGGATGAT GCAAGGACAATTTTTGAGAAGGCTACCAAGGTGAACTACAAGCAGGTGGATGACCTTGCTGCAGTGTGGTGTGAATATGGAGAGATGGAGCTACGCCATGAGAACTATGAACAGGCACTGCGCATACTAAGG AAAGCTACAGCCATTCCATCCAAGAAAGCAGAGTACTTTGATGCATCTGAGCCAGTCCAGAACAGAGTTTACAAGTCCTTGAAGGTCTGGTCTATGCTGGCGGACTTGGAGGAGAGTCTCGGCACTTTCCAG tCTACAAAAGCGGTGTATGACCGAATCATTGACCTCCGCATCGCAACACCACAGATCATCATCAATTATGCCATGTTCCTTGAAGAGCACAACTACTTTGAGGAAAGCTTCAAA gCATATGAGCGTGGTATTGCTCTCTTCAGGTGGCCAAATGTGTATGACATCTGGAACACTTACCTTACCAAGTTCATTGATCGTTACGGGGGCAAGAAGCTGGAGAGAGCAAGAGATTTATTTGAACAAGCCCTGGATGGCTGCCCTGCCAAATTTGCAAAGA CCATTTACCTGTTGTATGCCAAATTGGAGGAGGGGTATGGATTGGCACGACACGCCATGGCTGTCTATGAAAGGGCAACGCAGGCAGTAGAGAGTGATGAGAGACATCACATGTTCAATATCTACATCAAGAGAGCAGCTGAAATTTATGGAGTCACATATACCAGAGCAATTTACCAGAAAGCTATCGAG GTCCTTCCAGATGAGCATGCAAGGGACATGTGTCTGCGATTTGCTGACATGGAGAGTAAACTTGGTGAAATTGATCGGGGCAGAGCAATCTACTCCTACTGCTCCCAGATCTGTGACCCAAGG GTGACTGCAACTTTCTGGCAGACCTGGAAAGAATTTGAGATCCGCCATGGAAATGAGGACACAATTAGAGAAATGCTGAGGATCAAACGTAGTGTCCAAGCCACATACAACACCCAGGTCAACTTCATGTCCTCTCAGATGATGAAGGCCACAACCAGCTCCACAGGCACTG TGTCGGATCTTGCTCCAGGCCAAATGGGAATTGATGACATGAAGATGCTGGAACAGAAAGCACAGCAGCTTGCTGCAGAGGCTGAGCAAGACAAACTCAAGCCCAAAGAGAAGATTCTCTTTGTCAG GAGTGACACCTCTCGCAGCGAGTTGGCTGAGCTTGCCAAACAGGCCAACCCTGATGAGATCgacattgatgatgatgatgaggatgaagaTGATAACGACCAAGGACCAGAAG AGGTGCAGCTCGAACAGAAGAGCGTCCCCACAGCTGTCTTTGGAGGCCTTAAAGAAGACTGA